A segment of the Clupea harengus unplaced genomic scaffold, Ch_v2.0.2, whole genome shotgun sequence genome:
TAGGGCTTGTCGGCATTAGCTGGTTAGCTGCCTGAATGGGTCGATAGTGCCAAATGTTTGTGATTTATTAACTGAAGTGTACTGTAAAGGCTAAATAGGGGCAGATATTTACACACAAGGTTTTCTACTTCTGTAAAGAGATTGTAAAGCATGACTAAACCACTCACCCTCTGTGAGGCCTCTTGGGAGAGCACGTCATAGCGCTCCTGAAACAGTTGGTGGCGCTCTTCCAGGGGAGCTGCGTCCAGTCCTGTACACTCTGCATCACTTTCACGGTACATAGGGTAATGCTGTGGGCACAGAGCAAAGGTACAGTATGACTACTGAAGGAAGGGGGTATTCACTACTGCAGTGACATGGGGCAAGTCATTTGAGGCCCAATGCACAGCTCCAAAAtgtaaaacgttttttttcttctttttttttactacaggGTGTCAAATCTAAACACGAGTCACAACCCTGGCAGTAGCAGAGCACATAAAACAGtcagttttcttttaaaatatcactttaaaaaaaaagagaggcgaGCAACAGAAAgcaggagtgagacagagaggaccaTGGCCTTGACACTCTTTAGCTGTATTTAAGGTCATTCGTACACTGATAACAAAGTGATATACCGAATCACCAAAAAATAATGCTGATACAAATGTACAACTTATTGGCCGTGATCGTAGTTCATACCTGTAATATGATGGGTGAGGTGGCAGGGACAGTCTGTGTATCCTGGCATCGCCGCTTCATGCTTTCCGATTGGTGCTCCTGTTGTGATTAGAATGCACTGACTGTGACACAGGCAACATAAACTACACCAAAGTCcatacagggcaggacttccagtAACAAATCTACCATGTTTAGCGTGATCAAATTCCCATTCATTTCACCatcagtgatttgtctcctcccTGATAACATCTCTGGCTACACACAACtggaattgggggggggggggggggggggtacacttTGGCACTTTGATGGAGACTGACATTGGAGACTGAATGACTatcatttttgtcatttgtcattaTTGAGGGGGAGCTTCAGAGTCTGTTCCGTGACCGGTCAATTTGTTCCGTGACCGGTCAATGCCTGCGGCACCTTACTCTAACTGCTGGACAGTGCCAttagggggagctccagagtCTGTGACCGGTCAGTGCGCCACTTCTAGCTAACACTAATAATTTCAGGAGGAGCTCTTGAAACAAGTAATTTACCAGACCACAACTCTGTGCCTGTTGTTCAGTCAAGCATTATCAGGATGTGATTTACATTTTTCTATCCTTTTtctagaagaaaaagaagaaaagtctGAATTCCACATTTTCCCGCTGTATTAACAGTGCAATGTATGTAGTCTGTGCTTGTAAATATATGTTGCATTATTGTATTGACTTTCTAAAGTCTTCTCACGTAGCCATACCCTGGAGCTCCTCTTGGTGCAAATTATATCTGTGTGATAGATGAAATGCTCTAGAGGGgcaggattaaaaaaaaaatctgatggCGGAGGCTACAGGCTACAGGCTACAAAAAGCATGAAAACATTCATATGAATAAAAGATGACTAGGTGACAATTAGTGTCTACATCAACACTGATTGGTGTTTctacattacattaacattgCCGAGGCAAACGGACCTCTGTACAGGATTTGGGCGTTTGACTCCCACtatccccccacccacacccccaccaacTTCCCTGGGCTGCTGTTCATCACAAACCTCTCATTCTGGGACAGATGGAGGCTTTTGGGAGCTTGGCAAAGCATGCTGCACACCGCACTGCCCTGAGAAATAAACCACAATCCTTAAATGTGATTTAAAGCCCTTTAGCTCCAAGCCCAACTGCAGAAAGCCTGATTTGGGATATTTTTAGTTCCGCTAAAATACCTTGTTGGCCAAAATGCAGCAAGCACTTATCTGAGACTGACTTGGTGAAGGGGATGGGTTTTTCAAATCCATCatggcagtgagtgtgtggctctgtgcaATTGCACGTGCACGTGCATGTAAGTTCTCCACATGCCTATGTGCATaaatatgtggatgtgtgtttttcttacGTCCCACAGTGACTGAGCTGGGAGTGCACGTGCGTATCCGGTTCGGTGTGTTTCCTTATTAAACGTTGGTTGACCTTGCACATGCTGTTGCACATGCTGTAGTCCGAATCAGACTTTTTTTGTAGTGGTATCAGACATGGCTGTTTACTTACAACAAAAAAACCCTTTCAACATTAGTGGGGTGGCCTTGGACTACAACCTGGATGGGAACCTCTTTCACATGAAGGGTTTTCCAGCCCTGAAAACAGTCTACAGCCCTGATAGCAAAAACTCTGACAACAGTGCTCTTATAGTTCATCCGCCTGCCTGACCAAAGTTTTCTTACCTATAATATGACTTATTTCAATAGCATGGCTAACAAGACAGACTGAAATCTAATTTCCTATGTCGATGTCAGTCTGACAACTGTACTCTAAAAGTTTGCCCTCCTAGCTAATCAAATTCAACTGCTTTTGTTCAAAAATGAGTTACAACGCCCCATTACAAAACCTTGTTTGTCAGTGTGGATAATTCTGCATTGCGTTATGTGTGCCTCGTGTCACTGACACAGCATCACAGCTGTCAGAGAGCACAAACAGTTGCAGGACAGCTGTGCATAGTTGGAACTGTGTGAGCAGGGGGCAGAAAGATGATTATATTTACGTGGCCTACAGCTGATTTTTTCAGATTCAATAAGAATCCTCTCTCTAGCAGCTGGGAGTTCCTTGTCGATCAAGCTAAGTGAAATGACAGGGATACCACTAAGGCTGTGCAGCGCTATCCACACAGGACGGTAACGTGCGTACATTACAGTTCTAACCAGGCTATGCCACACCTGACAGCAAACTAATCTCAACTAACCTCAACTAATCTCAGTCCTCAGACTGATTAGATATGTCAGTGGGGTTCTCTCAAGCCCTCTACAAACTAGAGACACCATTTCCATATTGCATTAACATGCAATCTATTGGGCAATCTTAGCTCTATGGGGACGTACACGTTAATGCAAAGTGTAAAGCATTATGACATGCTTTGTGAttttaacacaaacaaaccaaccagaTCACCTAACATACACTGTGATCGgttctcaggtaaatgtaaatatgatcTGTACAGTGAGTTCACACAATTACTTCATTTGCACATGACAAGTTGGATCCAGGACATGAGGTCTGATCACAATGCATATATAATATAAGATAAAATTGCTGATTACTTAGACATTAGAAAGATAAAGAAATCAAACACATCATAGATGTCATAGATGACATCATAGAGACTACATTTCAATCCAGTATTATGCTTACCTGCACGGAGCAGTTGAGTGCCACCGAAAGCTTGTGAAGCTCACTCTCCACACTGCGGCAGATGGGACAGTGGTCGCCATGCAGCGCTACGCTGTTCACCAACACGAAGCTGTGAGAAAACCAACCAGCACCGCTGGGGTTCAATTACCAGGGAAATGGTTTGTTTACTCTGTCATGAGTGTTAGGCTATTATCAATCCCTGTCACTTATGCTTCAAAGAACATACCAAACAAATCTAAGAATTATACAACAAACcttaataaattcataaatgCATAGATCAAAACTGCCTGGCTACATATTTTGAACAATACAAACCAGTATGCTAGCAGTAGCACTCTCTCTGTGACTGCTTGAGCTTGTCTTCCCCTTTGCCACAATCTCAGTCTACCTTTCCCAGGTTGATGATATGGTACAGTATGTCTGAGATAAGAGGTCTAGATCACAGCAAGCCTTACTTTACTCCTCTACGACTGAGGATCTTAGCAGAGGTGACATTGAAGACCTTCTCAAAGCGCTGGAGTTTATGCCAGGTCATCCTACATCAGAGGAAACAAAACAAGTTCattagaagaagaggagattCAGCAACCGCCAGGACCCACACAGACATCCCTTGCAGCCACCTGAAAATATTTGCTTGTTTGCTACTCTGTGCTAGTTACAACAAAACATCTATGAGCTCCACTTCATGATCAAGAGGGAGAGTATTTTTGGTATCCCAAAGTGGGACATGCCTCTCAGAACTCACTCGTGGTGGAAGCCAATGTCATGGTTTCCGATGAGGACCACAAGCTCGGTGTCGCTGTGGTGGCGGAAGATCTGTTTGAAGCGGCTGACATCATCCTCCCAATCCTGCAGAGGAAGTGTCAGTCAGCAAAACAGGAAGACTTCCTTCCTCTGCAGTACATCAACACCACAGCCAGCCTGGCACACTGGGTCCTACAGTGATTACCATAGGTGTGAGTCGCAGCAGGTAGACCATATTTATTTGTACATTGGTTTatgaatattatattttttcatCTGAGTGCATCAGAGTTAGTTTTGGTGACTGGATATGATTGATATCATTTCAAGTGGAGTACTGAAATATTAGTGTCAATTACATAACATTTAAGGAGACTGTATAACATTTATTCGCCAAAGTGACCGGATTTGAGCTTAATTATATTGCAGTGCCTGAGCTCACCCTGTTTACCTAACAGCAGTTAGCAGCAGGAGCTTGACATTCACATGCATCTATAGCTTAATTGCCCACaaaatcttttttattttggaCGTCAGTAAGTCTATTCCTGCACCCAACACCATGCCCCACACACTACAATTGACATTATATAAAATGGGCAATTCTGGCTTGGTCTAGGCTCTTGGACATATTGTCcctgtaggagccatttctatccaccttttagttagctttattttagtgttacttattttagccacttgggggagtattgcactgggtgtggcacgtcacgggaaattgggtatatctacaggttggattactcaattagggaaaggtgtggatggcggggaacacacggTTCTTACCGTCGCTCTGAAACCCACTTCACCGACAGCATCTTGTTAATAGGCAAACAGCACTGGGTGAAAGGACCAATTTTATACCTTTATAATAAACGGGAACACCACCCAAAGAGAGTTCATGCCTGGACTAAGGATTATTTGCAACGAGTTGGGAACACtttgccgtccacactgaggctaataggatagcctccacagTCCCCAAGTActctgttaggtgaaaattcaccctagttacctcaggactccggagctgcacataagtatatttattagacaaacaacaacaacaattgcaatcgggctcactcccagcacaaggctaaaagtgaagccatgataaacacattgcacaaggtttatatagacagaagtttagcgttcagtagggataaccacgtggtggatctctgacgtctgaggcaaggatggaagttttgcacaaggtcggaagaagcacagttcgacccttcttatcacctctggtctaaacatgctcttgtacatatgcagactaagtggcacctaataatctaagttacacacacacacacacacacacacagaaaagccatgttcctgctttcataagcacatgattcatacaaggaatatattaatacaaggcacttgattcatatattcttaagtcattaacagtgcttggaaattatctccatcatacTCTATTCAAACCCTCTGTCGCTAGTATGTGGTTATGGATGCTGGACATTTGAAGAGGTACGTGTAGGCTTGTTCTTATACCTTGGCGGAACTCCACTTTCCCTCATCAAAAATGTCCCCCAGAATGAAGATGATCTCCGGCTTTAGGACCCAAACTGCCGTCTGAaatgctctctccatctgccaCTCTCTGCAAGGacaagagcaaatcatgcatgccagtctctctttttttatcattttccgcttTGTACTCTGTCCTTCCTGCACAAATCCCCTGGCATATATTAGATTAGCACTTCAGAGGTTACCGGGTTTCATGCCAGATTCTGTTTTTTGGATTACAGCTCATCTTTAAATCCTATAATCCAAGGTGTATTTCATAGAACATATTTCTGATTTGCCACTGATGTTCCCCTCTTGAGTTTAACAAAAATATCCTCACGAAAATGTCCTCACATGTAACATCATGTGATAAACTCTTACATgtgacagtttgtgtttgtgttcaatgtgttaagtgtttagtGTTCAATGTTGCATGAAAAAGTGTCTGATGTGACCCATATTTTTTGTCAGTTAGTGGCATTAGACACTAGATTTAAATCCGATTCAAGTTCATGGCCAGTCCAATTTCAAAACCATATCATCTGCGTTTCAGTGATACTGATCTTGAGCTCTGTGCACATTAGTGTTGCCCTCGTTCTGATGTCCTAACTATGCTTTCTACTTAACTTGTACTTTTTCAACTCAATTTAGGCAAAGGGACTCATGAAGTTCATGTAAACTCATGTAAACTATTCAACAAATAGAATCTCTCTAAAGTCTATCTTCTTTGATCATGGTCTATATGTTCAGCACCCAGTGAACATAACACTGTGAGTACAAGCTACAGTTCCACATTTGCATTATCGTTTTGGGTTTTGAAAACAGAAAGGTCGTACTGTGAACAACTGACACTCAAATCGCACTACATTCCATGCAACAGCCTGGCTTAATATCAGCTTCTTAAACAAATCCCGTTATCCTTATTCGACACAGTCAGATTTCACTTTACCTTCTCAGTTTGTCGAACCAGTGACCCTTTATAGATCCCAAAAGATGTGTATCCGATAAAAACAAAGCCCGTAGTGGAGACTGTGATGTCTTGCCGTTCTGAATTTCGGGCCACGAACACTGCAGAATTGCTGGATAGTATATCAAGTATTCACAGAATATGAATACACTGGTGACAGATAAAACCATGGAGAGTGTGAAACTCCATCTGCACTTTCCACTCAGTAAGAACATGTCTGagcgctaaaaaaaaaaaggctataGCAAATCCTAACAAATGGTTGCATAAAACTGACCCACATAGGCAATTCCAAAAAATATATTCATGTCAGCAAGATCATGtaagttaaaaaaaactctCATCCTAAAAAATCCTTCTCAGAGGAGAGTAGCCTACGAGCTATATCGGACCATGCCCCAGTGCCTCTGCAATTGGTCTCACGTGTAGGCTATTTACTTAGCCAGCAAGCGGCCAGACGAGTCCATCACCGGAGCAGGCACACAACAGATTAAAACAAATCCAAAATGTTCCCGATGTCCACCGAAACTGAGCAGAGCATCACGAACAGTCGAGCATCAACGGACACATTTGCACTTGAACCCGTACCAGGCTGGCTAGCAAGCTTAATACGCTAAATTGTCTCGCTATCATAACGTATAGCATCGTAGCCTACATGAAGATTGTTTcatgtggggaaaaaaaccgTCAATGGAACCAGAAACAAATGAGGGAAGTGCCAACAAGCAAAACCGGCAGAGCAACATTCATCCTTCTGATGCATCATTGggttattgtcttgtctgtttttccccccactCCGCTTGTTTCAGGGCACCACTGCATTTTGGGTGCTGCCGCAGAGCACATCACACAAAGGCACGCAATGTCATCATCTGCATGCCCGCCGGGATGTGAGCATCATGCAGTAGGCTTATGTGTGCCGGCAGCACAGAGGGTTGAGCTTGAGATCTCAAGTCTCAGCATCACAGGAGCGGGCACTTCCAGCATAGCCCTAAATAGCCTACATTATGCACATGATTATGTGACGAGGATAAATTTGATTaaatgaaatatgtatttcatgGGGACCTATTAATATAGATAAATCTGCCTTTTTGTTTGTTCTAGGATCGTGCGAATTTGgctaatatttaatatttatatataaggACATGTACAATTGTATAATCACTTTGAGGCTAAATCAGTTATGATTAATCAGATTTGCATAATAGCAAGTTGTAAATATATTGTGTCTAATTGTATTCACAGTGATGAAACAGCATGTAACATCACCTCCACTGCACTGAATGAGTGAGGTTAATTTTTTGACACTCGAAGCATAGAAATAAGATAATGTGCAGTTATTTTACAGGGGGTGTAAATTGCAATCAATTGTCCATTATTAATGTAAGGGTTTAATAGGCTACTTGACGAAACCTCTAGATACCAGGCTACCAGCAGCTACACAACATTTAGGCTAAACACCTGtcacatgaaaacaaaataaagtaTAGGATGTATTTTAATTCATATGTTCACAGTAACACCATAATGATGTGTAATGATCTGAAGAGATCGTATTATGAAAAGTATTGACAGTGCTGTATTTGTGACTGCTGGAGGCAGCAATTCTAATCAAATACAAATCGGCTCAGACAAGCCAAACAACATTCCAGCAAACATGTTGTTTCAGGAGCACGGAGAGGAGCGGCATAATTCTATTGGCTGTCCAGCTGGAATATTTACGACCTTTACAACTGCAGTCTTCCTCTCATTTGGACCCAAACGGGAGGCTCTGCAAATTATTAAAAATCATTTGGAGTATCTACACCAAAAATGTAAATGGGTATCTACATACAATTTAAGTAGGCTACCCACACAAATTGTTCTTGTCCTTTTGACTATTTTAAAGTGCGTGTCTCTTTCAGTAAATAGTTAACTGATACAAAAGACGTAATTTCTGTATTAGATTAAGCTACATTAGATAACAGTCCTGTataactcgtgtgtgtgtgtgtgtgtgtgtgtgtgtgtgtgtgtttgtgtacgtgctATAATGTCAACAATGATGAATCTCTGTCATATAGCCCACTGCTGCCTCCTACTGGGAGGTCGTGTACAAGGAAGCCAAGATGGCGAGAAAACCAGTCTTTGGGCTATCTATCAGCCTTTCGTGAggtatatttcatatttcagatgGCTTCTCATATTCTTCTATAAGAAATTACAACCAGCGTTCAGCAGCATTagacacatgctcacagacGCCCCCAGTCTGTCACCCTGTCACTTATATCACGTGGTACTTAGTGGCGTTGTCCACTAGGAGCATTCGTTACTTTTTTTCCATCCCTGCATAACCAGAACATGTTTGAGTCTGGCGTCCTCTTCTGGAAACACGACTGTATTCCTATTTAAGGGCTATGTGAGTATTTGTCGATAATAACTTGATCTGCGTTTTTATATGTATTGTCGTCCCTCGTGCTACATAGCCTACTTAAAGGCTTTTAATCAGATTTACAGGGGAGACTGGCTACGtgtcttgtttttatttaaatgtgcaCTTGTCCATTTTCCATTTCGGGCGAGTGATTCAATGTAATTGTGAAACATTGCAGGAGATTTGAGAGCACATGCCTGCAAATCTCCCTAATTCATTAACATTCCTTGCTCAATCGAAGGTCACTTCCGTAGGCCGCGGTGACAAGTAGCCTGACAGGCTACTCCCCACCGCACACCGGGATTCGGCCAAAGCTGCAGGCAGGCATCCCCCGCATTGAAGACACTGAACAACTTGATTGTGGATTCGGACAGGGGAGACACGGGACACCGCATGCGACAGAGAGGCTCCCACCTTTACGTCATGCGCTGATTAACGTGTTTTGTTCGTCTGATAATTCTCTACAAGTGGATTTGAGTTTGTTGAACGCGTCCAGCTGAAACCATGACCTCTACGGAAATCAAATGCTGGGGAGAATGTATGGATGTTGCTGTTCAGATAGCACATAAAGCTGGGAAGGTACTGTTCCCGGAGTTTATATCATTAATACAATAAAGTCTGTTAAGTTATTATGTCATTTGGACAGATATGTGATCGGTAGTTCCATGTAGCACGTGTTTGTTTACCAACGGCGAATGAAACAATGTCACACCGCCACATTATAATTGCTACATCCCTGCGAAagcccctcctctttcttttttgtagaCACCATAGCCACTGATTGTAGCTTATGCATTGACCGTTACCTGTTCGAATATTTCACTCAGCCATTGTATgctagattaaaaaaaatacaattgaaatCAGAAAATCATATAGAATATAGTCACCATAGCTTGCGCACTTGGCTTGAGATTCACTTCCATCGGTAGTCAACATGTATGGAATAATTGTATTGCTGGCTACATCTGATGGTAGACTACAGTGTTATTCTGATGTTGTTTTACATAACGTTTACATCAGGTTGTACAGGAGGCTGTGAAACAAGAGA
Coding sequences within it:
- the mppe1 gene encoding metallophosphoesterase 1, with translation MFLLSGKCRWSFTLSMVLSVTSVFIFCEYLIYYPAILQCSWPEIQNGKTSQSPLRALFLSDTHLLGSIKGHWFDKLRREWQMERAFQTAVWVLKPEIIFILGDIFDEGKWSSAKDWEDDVSRFKQIFRHHSDTELVVLIGNHDIGFHHEMTWHKLQRFEKVFNVTSAKILSRRGVNFVLVNSVALHGDHCPICRSVESELHKLSVALNCSVQEHQSESMKRRCQDTQTVPATSPIILQHYPMYRESDAECTGLDAAPLEERHQLFQERYDVLSQEASQRLLWWFKPRLILSGHTHSACQVLHDNKVPEISVPSFSWRNRNNPSFILGTISSSDHRLSKCFLPEESSVIAIYCGSAMALLLLALGHFHLFRGTLSFSSLLGKHKPL